A window of the Parambassis ranga chromosome 17, fParRan2.1, whole genome shotgun sequence genome harbors these coding sequences:
- the prmt5 gene encoding protein arginine N-methyltransferase 5, with translation MASASTGGRVSCGRDLDCVPEIADTLAAVAKLGFDFLCMPLFHPRFKREFELEPAKCRPGAQTRSDLLLCGRDWNTLIVGKLSPWISADSEIETERRNSEAALGQELNFSAYLGLPVFMVPLKGPNNTNLARVLLNHIHTGHHTSNFWVRVPLMASEDVREDLIENEPAPCVDDISIDEKTWSWWHSFRTLCDYNKRICLAIEIGADMPSETVIDKWLGEPIKAAILPTNIFLTNKKGFPVLSKAHQKIIFRLFKLESQFIFTGTSRHTEKDFRSYLQYLEYLDQNRPAPNAYELFAKGYEDYLQSPLQPLMDNLESQTYEVFEKDPIKYSQYQQAVYKCLLDRVPEEQKDTNVQVLMVLGAGRGPLVNASLRAARLANRKLKVYAVEKNPNAVVTLENWRFEEWGDQVTVVSCDMREWTAPEKADIIVSELLGSFGDNELSPECLDGAQHFLKDDGVSIPCSYTSYLAPLSSSKLYNEVRGCRERDKDPECHFETPYVVRLHNFHQLADPKPCFTFTHPTKDMNNNRYQCLKFSVNCNSVLHGFAGYFETILYKDVTLSIKPDTHSPGMFSWFPILFPLKQPISIAHGDDVMVRFWRCNNGKKVWYEWAVTEPSCSAIHNPAGRSYTIGL, from the exons ATGGCGTCCGCCAGTACGGGGGGCAGGGTGTCCTGCGGGAGAGATTTGGATTGTGTACCGGAGATAGCTGACACGTTAGCTGCGGTCGCCAAACTTGG GTTTGACTTCCTGTGCATGCCCTTGTTCCACCCGAGGTTTAAGAGGGAGTTTGAGTTGGAGCCCGCTAAATGCAGACCCGGTGCCCAGACACgatcagacctgctgctgtgtggaagAG ATTGGAATACTCTGATTGTTGGGAAGCTTTCACCATGGATCAGTGCAGACTCAGAAATCGAGACAGAACGCAGAAACTCCGAAGCT GCTTTAGGACAGGAACTAAACTTTTCAGCCTACCTGGGTCTGCCTGTCTTCATGGTCCCTTTGAAGGGCCCCAATAATACCAATCTAGCCCGAGTGCTGCTAAACCACATCCACACTGGACACCACACCTCAAAT TTTTGGGTACGTGTCCCTCTAATGGCGTCAGAGGACGTGCGGGAAGATCTGATTGAGAATGAACCAGCCCCTTGTGTCGATGACATAAGTATTGATGAGAAGACCTGGAGCTG GTGGCACTCATTTAGAACCCTTTGTGATTACAACAAGAGGATCTGTCTCG CAATTGAAATAGGAGCAGACATGCCATCGGAGACTGTGATTGATAAATGGCTCGGGGAGCCAATCAAAGCAGCCATACTTCCCACCAACATCTTCCTCACTAATAAGAAGGGCTTTCCTGTTTTGTCAAAAGCCCACCAGAAGATAATCTTCCGTCTCTTCAAG TTGGAGTCCCAATTCATCTTCACAGGCACCAGTCGGCACACTGAGAAGGACTTCAGATCCTACTTGCAGTACCTGGAATACCTCGACCAGAACAGGCCTGCACCCAATGCGTACGAGCTCTTTGCCAAGGGCTATGAAGACTACCTGCAGTCCCCTCTACAG CCCCTCATGGACAACCTGGAGTCTCAGACATATGAAGTGTTTGAAAAGGATCCTATTAAATATTCACAGTACCAACAG GCTGTATATAAATGTCTACTTGACAGAGTTCCAGAGGAGCAGAAAGACACTAATGTTCA GGTGTTGATGGTGTTGGGAGCAGGTAGGGGTCCCCTGGTCAATGCATCCCTCCGTGCTGCCAGGCTGGCTAACAGGAAGCTGAAGGTGTATGCTGTGGAGAAAAATCCCAATGCTGTAGTCAC GTTAGAGAACTGGCGCTTTGAGGAGTGGGGTGATCAGGTGACAGTGGTGTCATGTGACATGCGTGAATGGACCGCACCAGAGAAGGCTGACATCATTGTCAGCGAGCTGCTTGGATCATTTGGTGACAATGAACTCTCACCAGAGTGCTTAGATGGAGCACAGCACTTTCTCAAAG ATGATGGAGTGAGCATCCCTTGTTCCTACACGTCCTATCTCGCCCCCCTGTCCTCCTCCAAACTTTACAACGAAGTACGAGGGTGCCGGGAACGCGACAAGGATCCAGAGTGCCATTTTGAGACACCCTATGTAGTGCGTCTTCATAACTTCCATCAGCTCGCTGATCCCAAACCATGCTTCACCTTCACACACCCCACAAAAG ATATGAACAATAACCGATATCAGTGCCTCAAGTTCTCAGTGAATTGTAACTCAGTACTCCATGGCTTTGCTGGATACTTTGAGACAATACTGTACAAAGATGTCACGCTCA GTATAAAACCAGATACACATTCACCTGGAATGTTCTCCTGGTTCCCCATCCTCTTCCCTCTTAAG CAACCCATCTCTATAGCccatggtgatgatgtcatggtGCGATTCTGGCGCTGCAACAACGGGAAGAAGGTTTGGTATGAATGGGCTGTGACCGAGCCGTCCTGCTCTGCCATCCACAACCCTGCAGGCCGTTCCTACACCATCGGCCTGTGA
- the psmb11a gene encoding proteasome subunit beta type-11a, with amino-acid sequence MPFSLAHGTTTLGFTFQGGVIAAADTRASGGGLVASPDVNKITPIHSHLVVTSSGSGADCIMWERILIREIRLYQLRHRRRLSISGAAKLLSFMMHPFKGTKLCVALTLCGWDKEADASDCAKTLADSSVMTDQDVMTYSTSPNSGPRVIYVCSDGARLQGDIFSVGSGSPYAYGVLDTDLRWSLSEEEAISLAREAVFRATHRDAYSGNNVDVFHITAQGWTRRKREDLKEEYYRDMEKKGGDMREKKQTDKTGN; translated from the coding sequence ATGCCTTTCTCCTTGGCTCATGGAACAACAACTCTGGGTTTCACCTTCCAAGGTGGAGTCATTGCTGCTGCAGATACACGTGCCAGTGGTGGAGGACTAGTTGCATCCCCAGATGTTAATAAGATTACCCCTATTCACTCTCATTTAGTGGTCACATCCTCAGGTAGTGGTGCTGATTGCATCATGTGGGAGCGAATCCTGATTAGAGAGATCAGACTCTACCAGCTGCGGCACCGACGTCGCCTTTCAATAAGTGGTGCTGCGAAGCTCCTCTCCTTTATGATGCATCCTTTTAAAGGTACTAAACTTTGTGTCGCTCTCACGCTGTGTGGCTGGGATAAGGAAGCAGATGCTTCTGACTGTGCTAAAACTTTGGCAGATTCATCTGTCATGACCGATCAAGATGTGATGACATATTCGACATCACCAAACAGTGGTCCAAGGGTGATATATGTATGCAGTGATGGAGCCAGGCTCCAGGGAGACATCTTCTCCGTGGGCTCAGGTTCTCCTTATGCTTATGGGGTCCTGGATACAGATCTGAGGTGGAGCCTGAGTGAAGAAGAAGCCATCTCCTTGGCAAGAGAGGCAGTGTTCAGAGCCACTCACAGGGATGCCTACTCAGGAAACAATGTGGATGTTTTCCACATCACAGCACAGGGGTGGACCCGAAGAAAAAGAGAGGACTTGAAAGAGGAATATTACAGAGACATGGAGAAGAAGGGTGGAGAtatgagagaaaagaaacaaacgGACAAAACTGGAAATTGA
- the psmb5 gene encoding proteasome subunit beta type-5 produces the protein MALASVLNSDCADFSFNNSQPFAFGGGPGESGSNFDATPGDGLSFSVKNPLCAVDEDGVERKIEFLHGTTTLAFKFQHGVIVAVDSRATAGSYIASQTVKKVIEINPYLLGTMAGGAADCSFWERLLARQCRIYELRNKERISVAAASKLLANMVYQYKGMGLSMGTMVCGWDKRGPGLYYVDSEGNRVCGDLFAVGSGSMYAYGVMDSGLRQDLTVQEACELGRRAIYQATYRDAYSGGQVNLYHVHSEGWTRVSQDDVLMLHQQYKENP, from the exons ATGGCTCTTGCTAGTGTGTTGAACAGTGATTGTGCGGATTTTTCATTTAATAATTCTCAGCCCTTTGCTTTTGGTGGTGGACCCGGTGAGAGTGGTTCGAACTTTGATGCTACACCGGGAGATGGCCTCAGTTTCTCCGTGAAAAACCCGCTGTGTGCCGTGGACGAGGACGGGGTCGAGAGGAAAATAGAGTTTCTGCATGGAACCACCACATTAGCTTTTAAA TTCCAGCATGGAGTCATTGTTGCAGTGGACTCTCGGGCCACGGCAGGCTCCTACATCGCATCACAGACGGTAAAGAAAGTCATTGAGATCAACCCGTACCTGCTGGGTACCAtggctggaggagctgcagactgcagcTTCTGGGAGCGCCTGCTGGCCCGCCAGTGCCGCATCTATGAGCTTCGCAACAAAGAGCGCATCTCGGTGGCAGCAGCCTCCAAGCTGCTCGCTAATATGGTGTACCAGTACAAGGGCATGGGACTCAGCATGGGAACCATGGTGTGCGGCTGGGACAAGAGAGGCCCAG GTTTGTACTACGTGGACTCGGAGGGGAATCGAGTATGCGGGGACTTGTTCGCGGTGGGTTCGGGGTCCATGTACGCCTACGGTGTGATGGACAGTGGTCTGCGACAGGACCTGACCGTGCAGGAGGCCTGCGAGCTGGGTCGCCGCGCCATCTACCAGGCCACGTACCGCGACGCTTACAGTGGTGGACAGGTCAACCTATACCATGTCCACAGCGAAGGCTGGACCAGGGTCTCCCAAGATGATGTGCTCATGTTGCACCAGCAGTACAAGGAGAATCCTTAA